From the genome of Pelmatolapia mariae isolate MD_Pm_ZW linkage group LG12, Pm_UMD_F_2, whole genome shotgun sequence, one region includes:
- the hspb8 gene encoding heat shock protein beta-8: MAEGDFYTMGNRQRFPRDPFGESPFIDQSPFRDQSPFRDQLASRFMEDEFGMPPFPDDLSMDWPGWARPGRLSTRLSSSPFSSSLRTGFPPRQSTGGPQLYTSRYGEPSSRSSPTTTCGEPWKVCVNVHSFKPEELHVKTRDGFVEVSGKHEEKQEEGGIVTKNFTKKIQIPTDVDPLTVFASLSPEGVLIIEARQTPPYYLFSDEGSQGGEKQEVEASKPQEAPMV; the protein is encoded by the exons ATGGCAGAGGGAGACTTTTACACGATGGGAAACCGACAGAGGTTTCCCAGAGATCCATTTGGAGAATCGCCATTCATTGATCAGTCTCCATTCAGAGACCAGTCTCCTTTCAGGGATCAGTTAGCGTCTCGGTTTATGGAAGATGAATTTGGGATGCCACCTTTCCCCGATGATCTGTCGATGGACTGGCCTGGGTGGGCTCGTCCGGGCCGGCTAAGCACGCGTCTCAGCTCCTCGCCCTTTAGCAGCAGTTTACGCACAGGTTTTCCCCCGCGTCAGTCCACGGGAGGCCCCCAGCTGTATACCAGCAGATACGGCGAGCCCTCCTCCCGGAGTTCACCCACCACCACTTGTGGGGAACCCTGGAAAGTCTGCGTGAACGTCCACAGCTTCAAACCAGAAGAGTTGCACGTAAAAACGAGAGACGGATTTGTAGAAGTGTCAG GAAAGCatgaagagaaacaggaagaagGTGGAATAGTGACAAAGAATTTCACAAAGAAGATACA GATCCCCACAGACGTGGACCCCCTGACAGTCTTCGCCTCTTTGTCTCCTGAAGGCGTCCTCATCATCGAAGCTCGGCAGACACCTCCATATTACCTTTTCAGCGACGAGGGCTCCCAAGGTGGTGAAAAGCAGGAGGTGGAAGCCTCCAAGCCCCAGGAGGCTCCTATGGTTTAA